The DNA region GAAATTCGAGTGCCCCGAATGTGGGAAGAGTTTCGGGCAAGCTAAAGATCTGGTGGTTCACCAGAGGGTTCACACCGGAGAAAAGCCGTACCAGTGCCCACAGTGCAAGAAGAGCTATCGACAGTTCGCGCATTTGTCCGTGCATCTGCGCAGTCACACGGGGGAGAAACCTTACCAGTGCCCCATATGTCTCAAATTCTTCGCTCATTCATCATCCATGAAAAAACACCTGCGTGTTATGCATGCAGGTACGGGACAGTTTCTCCAGAAATTACAATTCTGTACGACTTTTTTGgtctaatttaaatgaatgttttacagAGGGGAAAGACTTACCTGTACCCAAGGAAGTCGTGAAGGTCACTGTTGGCGTCGGCCCGTCTAACACGTCTGTAGAAGTCAAGCAAGAACCGGAGTCTGGTGATGAATACGGTAAGTATGGGTGAGGGTATTTTAAACGGCAAATCTTCAAAAAGATATGTTTGTTTTGATCACTTTTCTCACATCTTGAATAGGTGAGGGAGAAAGTAGCTTCCAGCTTCTccttcaaaaccaaagaaatatGCCATCATGAAGATGGCCCAAATGTATGGGTATAAACATCCCATTGTTGTATTTGTTGGGTACAAGAGAAGTGTGTCTATAAACAGGACTGACGCTATTGTGCATGACTTCAACTTTTCTTCGTGCTTTGGAAATAAATGCTACATCATGCACTCAAGAATATCCGCTTTTCAAAAATCACGCGTGTACAATATAAAATCCTGGTAACAGGGTTGACTTTTCTAATAATGATGTCTTTGGAGAGGCCACTTCCTGAAAGGAAGACGTAGTTTTGCAGATGCTTTCGTTACAATGGTAACAGGGTTGATGCTCAACCAATTTCAATTCGTCTTGTATGTTCCAATTTGCACTCATATCCATAAtatgaaacataaataaatcatgtcATGTCGAAAtctgaaatgacaataaacacACAGAACCTGTCAAACTGATTTTTGCTTCTTGCAATATAACTACACTGGTATGTTTTTGCAGAATGTCAAGTGAAATCTGAAGAAAACTGCTTTGCTATAATGGATGATGTGAAGGCTGTTACAGTCTCTTCAGCTCCTTCCGGTCCATTATCATCTGTGacttttaaagatgaaaaatgaatgTGGATGGAAACTAGGGTTTCTCACCAACAATCTGCCAAACATCAGAGCGCATAGAAGAACCTGCAGCATCAACTAGATTActgatgacaaaaacattttatcaagTATTATTGCATTCTACACCTAATCCAGAAGCTGGTCTCCATCCATGAAGACTTCAGCCTCCCTAATTGGAAAGGTGGTATTGAGACAAAGAACTAATCAACACGAATCCACACCACAGCAAGATCTGTGGGGTTTAGTTGAGCAGGGAACCACTTAACATCAGAACAATCAAACGTTCAGGAGGCTTCAAACATGACATGCATAAACTTTTGCCAAATAGAAGATCCTAAAGAAATTCATACTGGAGGAGAAGCGTTGATATTTGACACCCACCCACAAATTGCCATCCCTCAGACTGGCTAGATCTTTTGGAAAGAACATGCAGAAAGGACACTGATATAGTAGAGGATTGTTTGATTCTGCTCCTGGAAGTCGATTGTTTTGCAGACTTCGGTTCCAAACCtgatcaaactcacctgccTGTAATTTTCAAGTAGTCCTGAAGACCTTGAACGGCTTCTTTAGGAATGCTTGCATTAGAGCTAAACACTCTAGGAGGGGAATTTAGTAGCCAGATGTGGTAGGAAAACTTTGTCACGTTCCTGTTGTTATAATCAGGCAAACATTCGACATGTGCGCTTGTCATcctacacatttacattttcatcagtTAAATACACAACTGCACTTATTAGACTTTATGGTTTTGGATCCATTTCACAGATTTTTCCCCTAAAGTCAGTGTTGAAAATAAAGAATCTGCAGATTCTGGATCTACTTACAAGCCATGCAGATCATTTCGCTAGTATTATGTTGTTGTTAATGCAACCGCCAgtttttgtaatcatttatttttttgtatacatgACATCTCATAACagatgtaaattaaattacttaaatgtttaGTCTGAAAAAGCTTACATTTTTCCctattttctctgtttttgtgtCAAAACCTGATTATTTACATAATGGTGTAGTTACAGTATCTTCCAGCAGGAGCTAAACACCAAAATCAAACGGCCATCATCATCAATCACAGAAAAAAGCATGCATACTCTTCagataaaatacagtaaaaaagtaatgaatattaaaaatgtaataggTCATTTGGGTTTACGAATCTTTACACTACAGTGTAAAAATTCATAAACCCAAATGACCCTTTACTTTTGAAGTGTATTCAACAAGTTCGTTCTTCATCAAAGGTATTACCTACAATGTGACTTCAGACACACCTAGTGTCAACAGTGGTTGATAAAAATTTATAGACGTTCATTACTTGGCAAAAACGTTACCAAGCCCATTATAATTGCAGACTACAGAACACAAACGTATGCATTAAAGCGGGAGACTGCCTtcgaaagaaaagaaaaaaaattcccgCCACACCTTTCctttaatatatctttattgCTTGAATAGTTTTGATACAGAACAGCTTACATTTCTGATTCTGAAGCACTCATTCGAAGAACAAGAGTAGTGTACCAAAAATGTTCTGGTGATTCTGGTTCCATTCAAGTCCAGTAGAATTATTTTTGGGGATGTAGCAGCGACACAAAGCTCCCTTTTACATCAGTCAACACGTCAAATAGTGACAGGTCTCCATTCCTCTGCATTCTTCTAAAGAGACAGggaagattaaaataaaaaaccaggggaaaaaaaaaaataggaggCTATATCTTGTAGAAAACCCATGAGTGGAATGTGGATTTGATAACTCCACCCTGTTCATTTGAATTCACAGTCAAGTGCTAAAAAAGTAGTGATTGACGATTCAACATATTCAGAAATCATAGGTGAAGAGAATTTTTTGTTGCAAGAAAAACGATGATTTgagaaacctttttttgttatgaaccctgagagtgagacagagtggggccaaacagaaaaaaaaagaaattaaaactgaaCAACATAAAAAGGTTATCATGCAAAACTACCCTACAGATTCACCCATAGCAGAATAACAGTAAATTTCACAGTTTTATACGCAAAAGAATATATCAATGAAAACAACTTGTATCTCTCTGTCAAACTGAaataatcatcataataataatataataaagataACAGAAACAGACCacacattctaaaaaaaaatgcatacaaagaTCTACATAAAGCTTTCGGATCAAAAGtgattattatcatcatcatcatcaatcaatcaatcaaggACCCAGATCAAAGCTGGGATGCTAAGTATtgaatttgaatcattttttatgCAGCATAATTGTGTTAATACATGGCTTCTCCGCATTTACTTCTTCACCCGACCCTGGgtcataataaatacattaaaaacaatctgTGAGCATTCTTACCAGGAAACCAATCACTTCTACACAACcaacaaaacacactcacatgaACCCAGGAAAAGGCATCGGGAGAAGCAGAAGTCCCGGAATACACAGATAGAGAAAGCGATTGCAATTGCATTCAAGTTCATCCAATACTACAAGTCTCGTGCCTGAGCAGAGATGTTAGATCTTCACCACTAGGGGGCGCACACAACCTGATATCCAATCAGGAGCAAACTCTCTCCCCATCCCCACTATTGGTTCAATATTCCTTTtccttgtttgttttctttttgcataCCGTCATCGCACTTCGGACGCGTGCCAATCGGTAGGCATCTGTTTGGGAAAAACGACTGCTCCAGGAAATAAGGAGACCTATAATCGAAGATGCTTACCAGTCCACACAATTTCATACAGTCTCCATGCCCATTGAGGTTTGCTTTGTTTGTGTCTGAGGTTTCTTTACGAGTTCATAAAACTGAGAGGTCAAAGAGATCCAACACTACAAAAGAAAGAACTTGTGATTGACATGGGGTCCTCCTAGTTGAGGAGCGCTGCAGGACGACATCCTGACAGGAGGCAGCAGGGCGACAGGGTTCAAGTACACCAAGAATTCTAGTTCGTGAGCCCGGCAGAAAGTGAGACGCCTGCCTAAATGCTCAGATGCAAGAGTAAGGCTTAAAAAGTGATGCTTTTGGAAGACGGTAACCCTGGACACAGGtacacatttcatatttctgtcAAGTACATCAGATACATAACTCATGGGCTTCCTGtaattttgcttttttcatttttgtattcttAAGGAGCTGAGGCAGGGCTTGAGGGACATAATTCAAAAGCCcttaaatctaaaaacattgCCTTCCCTCAGTAAAAACCATCCTTtcgtgccaaaaaaaaaagaaaagaaacgtTAATGCTATCTAAGGATATTGACACAATCAGCACAGCTGGACATTCATCACCTGTTTTGAGCAAACATTGCCCATACTTGATGCAACACCTGCTGAACATCTTTCCGAGGATGACTCTCTGAATTTTTGCTTGGCTGTATCCCCAAAACATCTTTACACAACGCAGCACCCAGAATAACAGAGCtctgtaataaaacaataactcTGGAAGCCTCTGTCATTAAAGGAATTACACAAAATAGGAAACTGGCAAATTAAagaggacaaacaaaaacatagaagCCCTGTGGTGAACAAGTCGTCTTTGTGTATTCCAGTTATGCACTTGGGTACAAGCCTCTCAGTAGAAACATGTCCTCAGCCATCGCTGGATAAGGGCATATACTTGCTTTTCATAAGACGGATTCCGCTGCCTCTGAACTGTACAAAACAATATGCAAATTTGTTCATATATTGCTTGAAGTAGTTTTCTCAGGATTacaaccccccccaaaaaaattataacgatcattgtaaaatactataaaaatcaACTTTCGACCAAGATAAATGCTGATAAAGATATAGCAAAAAAAGTAGAAAGGCACTTGTAAAGAGTCATTGCTTCTTTTTTCTCATTGAAATGTACTTGTTATATGGCACTGCTTCTTGTTGCAGCACATTTCAACACATGATAAGCTAAACTAGGAAAGAGTTGCTTTTCACTCTACGCCAAGCAGCGGCGGCTCGGGGGTGGGCAAAATTTGCTCAGTAGTGGGCTTGGTGTGGATCTCCAGTAAGCCTTGGATGAATCCCTCCGACGGCTCTATGTCAGATGCGGTGGGTGAATCCGACGCTTGTTTCTCTGCTGGAGGTTCTTTGGGTGTCTCTGTTGCTGATGCAGGTCCTGTCTTGGAGGTTAGTTTAAACTCTTCCGCACAGGGTAGACaatcctcctctttctcctgtGAGGTGGGTTCCCCCTTCACAGTATCTGTTAATTCACTTTCGTTCTCAGAGGGTGGATTGGTGCTGGTGGGTGTGCACTCGCTCTCGCTAGCTGAGCGCCCACTAAAGCAGTCCTCGTCTGGTCCACCTGTGACCCCACAAGATGAACCGTCACTATCCGCTCCCCGGAGTTTCTGGTGGATTCGCTGATGTCGGACCAAACTGTGCTTGAGGGTGAAAGTTCGCTCACATGTCTGACACTTGTAAGGCCTCTCTCCtagtaaaaaaagacattaaaaacattcagattttaattatttttaaagacaagAGCTCTATGATTATATTGATCATCTACACTAAACATCTGAAGTAgtcctaaaaatgcatttttattttaggacaaCATAGATCAACTTTTTGGATCCACTTCAAATGGTGACAACTACATACCAATCAAGCGTGGTCATTACCTGTATGAGAACGCATGTGTCTGGTGAGGTCCTGAAGGCTCCAGAAACGTTTATTGCATATACTGCACAcctttttcctcttgtccggcTTGCTGCCAGGTTCTTCGGTCTCTCCCTCAGCACTCTTTGGTTCAGCTGCAGCTCCCTCTTCATCACTCCTCTCCTCTTTATCCTCCTCAGATCCGCTCTCCCCCACACTGCCCATTCCCTCGTTCTCTGCTGTGCTCTTCCTTACACTCTCCACCTCTTCCTCTGCAACCTCTTTCTTATTTTCACAAGGCACAATTGGATCATCTGATTTCGTGAGGCTTTGTTCAGGTCCATTAGTGGAGTCTGATGCTACATCCAGCTGATGAACTTTCTCATGTCTGGTTAAAGTGGCAGCGTAGCGGAAGATCTTCTTGCAAATTTTGCAGGTGAATTTGGACTCCTCCTGAGGTGTTGCTTTGTCAGACACGTCACTATCTGCTGCAGGGGAGGACTGTGGCTGGTCTTTCTCAGTGATCTTGAAATCCTTTTGCTTAGAAACAAAGGTCAAGTCAAGGGTCTTATTGCTATGGGAATCGCCATCCTCTTTTTCTGGGTCATTGTGCTTCAAAGTCTCTAGGGCTGTTGGGTCCTCCTCCTCTTTGTGAGGAAGAGGCTCTACCACGGCTGCCTCTGTCGGCTTAGCTGGTGAAGTTTTCTCAGCATCCGATGCTTCAGGCTTTTCTGAGTCTGATCTTGTGAGATCCATTGCCTCGCTCATAAGCAGCTCAGTCTCAGATGTGCTCTCTGAAATTGACATTGACCCACATTTTAGGTTATACAGTCAAGTTACAATACAATTTTAAGAAATACTTCATCAATTTAAAGTTATAgtatacattatttttgatACCTGCACTCTCTGGTGAGCCTTCCTCTGCTTCCTTAGTCTTGGGTATTGCACCGTTGCGTCGAAGCACTCTGTTGGAAATGCCATGTTTGCGTAAAAGATGTCGCTCACAGTTGGACTTGGTCGAGAAGAAGGCATCACACTGGGGACAAGGATATGGCTTTTGACcttttaaaaggaataaaaaataaaatcaggaaAATAAACTACACATACTATAAGTGGTAAAACATAGTATGCACGCCAGACACTGCAAACCCTGTAAAAAAGGACATACAAGACTCACCTGTGTGTGTTAACATGTGACGCTGAAGTGAGCTGGCCCAAGGGAAAACTCTGGGACAAAAGGGGCAAGTCATCTTTTGCACAGAATTTGAGTATGCATTCTTCTTTCCTTTGGACTGCTGGGCTTGAACAGTCTGCTGGGCTGGCAAGTGTTTCTCATCTTTCACCTCTTTCTCGTCACTAGCACCTGGCTGCTGCCCGCCTTTTCTTGCCAGCTCAATTGTGTTGGTCTGAAGATAGGCGCTGAACTTGTTGGCATCAGTGGTTGCCAACATCCTCTCAACACTAGCAAACTCCCCACTAGACTCTAAATCAATACTTGGGTCTGTGGCATTCATTACAGGTTTCTCCTTCGCTGTGCTGTTGGATGGCCTTTTCCTGGTCCTCTTCTTTGAGCTCTCTAGTGAGAGCTCTTCTGTCAAAATATCTGGTGATTCTTGCTTGCCATGTGTGTCAGAATCAGCCTGAAGACTATTAGTGTTATCCCGCTTAAGAAGGTCAGGGGCACCAGAAACTGAGGAAATTATTTGAGCAATGGATGCTAGTGGTGGAAGCTCCTtcacagcagcagaggaagGTTTAGGAAGCAGGGGCTTTAAACGCAAGTGCCTTCCTGCAGCATTAGTGCTACCAGTAAGAGAGGACAAAGCAACAGGGACCTGGTAGCATCCAAGAGGTTGAGACTTCTCATCAATGGACTTCTCGGCTTGAAGAGCCTGTGCAAGTATGCTAATGGAGGACTGTTCTTTTTTAACCTCTCTTGGCAATGTGGCCTCAATGTCTTGTTTAAACTTCTTCACAGGATTCTTAGGAATAGAGAGGTCAATTGGTTCCATGCTAGAGTCATAAGAGACGGGTTCAATTTTGATCCCAGGAGATCCACTCGCACTTCCGGCACTGCTGCCCCCATGGCTTTTGTTAGAGAAGTCCAGAGGTTGATCCATATCTACACTGTAAAAGCTAAGGTCTTCAACTTTGATAGGCTGCACTACAGTGCTAGGAGAAACCCCATTGAGAGGAGATGGATTTGGGCTATTTTGGGTTGATGCAGCTAGAAGAGTGATTATGTGCTCTTCAATATCCTGCTCTTGGACCTCTGGATGTTGTTTCAGAAGGTGATGGATACAGTTACGCTTAGCAAGGAAAGCTGCACCACAACGCTTGCACTCAAATGGCTTTCGCTGGCAGCCGTTGTGTGTGCGCAAATGTATCTGCAGGGCTCTGAACGTCTTTAGGTCCTCCCCACAGAAGCGACAGGTAGTTTCATTAGTTCCAGCCTGCTCCAGTACGTCTGCTGTGGACGTGGACGAGGTAACATACTTAATGTTTTTCTCAATCTCCTTGCGATTGTTTTTCATGTGCTTTTTGCGAAGGTGGCGCTCACAGTTAGCCTTGACAGTAAACGGGTAATGACAGAGCCGGCAGACATAGGGACGCTCACCACTGTGCGTCCTCAAATGACGGATTAGCGTTGCCTTGTCAGGGGCAACATAGTCGCAGATATTGCATTGGTGGGGTAGGATGCCCAAATGGTATCGCATATGTGCCTGCAGTACACCAGAAAATGCAAAGACCTGGT from Puntigrus tetrazona isolate hp1 chromosome 24, ASM1883169v1, whole genome shotgun sequence includes:
- the rreb1a gene encoding ras-responsive element-binding protein 1 isoform X3, translating into MSARAPPPQEHKQNTQEAKDDSGCITCPLCDKSFQTQHQLTMHIRQHNTDSGTSDHSCSICGKSLSSASSLDRHMLVHSGERPYECSVCHQTFTTNGNMHRHMKIHEKDSASSIPSSPTLSPPKRRRHSAAKRKLSHDEDIEKSEETTSKKVKEDNIVDEQSLNKGQEEVLTCPICFKTLTCRNDFDAHMETHPDTTLRCDLCCISFRTHRSLLRHNAATHKQLPTDPNGRPFIQNNPSIPLGFNDLAFIDFSCQKFPQIAQIWCETNLRRCTGKFHRFVCDTCDKAFPLSSALDLHKASHETSSGTQETTSHLTMKDELPTPEKSSFMDSLGLQHISQVKPAPSEEDVQQAKLDSIRVIHVEQNQSSVPQEAGIVGGVNLSLVDPTTLHGLSHQDALKLLSLQPFQTGFLVQPDGGMVVKPVCGESNVELADIQQIIKVASAAPNQITLPPLSKAPCSAMQSGYKQMPPLKPKPLVAPRTSMVASTPPPLLNTQQASLGCISPSLPPPASHPLKTVRDLSPSSSSSSANNHAPAERIQMEAECMGDAHTPMDMDERHIKQENGKLEETTGKKGTSQKGSYPCRFCDQVFAFSGVLQAHMRYHLGILPHQCNICDYVAPDKATLIRHLRTHSGERPYVCRLCHYPFTVKANCERHLRKKHMKNNRKEIEKNIKYVTSSTSTADVLEQAGTNETTCRFCGEDLKTFRALQIHLRTHNGCQRKPFECKRCGAAFLAKRNCIHHLLKQHPEVQEQDIEEHIITLLAASTQNSPNPSPLNGVSPSTVVQPIKVEDLSFYSVDMDQPLDFSNKSHGGSSAGSASGSPGIKIEPVSYDSSMEPIDLSIPKNPVKKFKQDIEATLPREVKKEQSSISILAQALQAEKSIDEKSQPLGCYQVPVALSSLTGSTNAAGRHLRLKPLLPKPSSAAVKELPPLASIAQIISSVSGAPDLLKRDNTNSLQADSDTHGKQESPDILTEELSLESSKKRTRKRPSNSTAKEKPVMNATDPSIDLESSGEFASVERMLATTDANKFSAYLQTNTIELARKGGQQPGASDEKEVKDEKHLPAQQTVQAQQSKGKKNAYSNSVQKMTCPFCPRVFPWASSLQRHMLTHTGQKPYPCPQCDAFFSTKSNCERHLLRKHGISNRVLRRNGAIPKTKEAEEGSPESAESTSETELLMSEAMDLTRSDSEKPEASDAEKTSPAKPTEAAVVEPLPHKEEEDPTALETLKHNDPEKEDGDSHSNKTLDLTFVSKQKDFKITEKDQPQSSPAADSDVSDKATPQEESKFTCKICKKIFRYAATLTRHEKVHQLDVASDSTNGPEQSLTKSDDPIVPCENKKEVAEEEVESVRKSTAENEGMGSVGESGSEEDKEERSDEEGAAAEPKSAEGETEEPGSKPDKRKKVCSICNKRFWSLQDLTRHMRSHTGERPYKCQTCERTFTLKHSLVRHQRIHQKLRGADSDGSSCGVTGGPDEDCFSGRSASESECTPTSTNPPSENESELTDTVKGEPTSQEKEEDCLPCAEEFKLTSKTGPASATETPKEPPAEKQASDSPTASDIEPSEGFIQGLLEIHTKPTTEQILPTPEPPLLGVE
- the rreb1a gene encoding ras-responsive element-binding protein 1 isoform X1; amino-acid sequence: MSRRKQPNPNKVKLMENSTEETRTESAKCTLSREEAEQSDERQSPAPTGTQTKHTESSTSVEEEASEWENGQNRLDEEMEVADGVDLSSINSMMSTVMKAAQLNGSVDSVHSTPSKVSVKSPSTNRSGRKTQEAKDDSGCITCPLCDKSFQTQHQLTMHIRQHNTDSGTSDHSCSICGKSLSSASSLDRHMLVHSGERPYECSVCHQTFTTNGNMHRHMKIHEKDSASSIPSSPTLSPPKRRRHSAAKRKLSHDEDIEKSEETTSKKVKEDNIVDEQSLNKGQEEVLTCPICFKTLTCRNDFDAHMETHPDTTLRCDLCCISFRTHRSLLRHNAATHKQLPTDPNGRPFIQNNPSIPLGFNDLAFIDFSCQKFPQIAQIWCETNLRRCTGKFHRFVCDTCDKAFPLSSALDLHKASHETSSGTQETTSHLTMKDELPTPEKSSFMDSLGLQHISQVKPAPSEEDVQQAKLDSIRVIHVEQNQSSVPQEAGIVGGVNLSLVDPTTLHGLSHQDALKLLSLQPFQTGFLVQPDGGMVVKPVCGESNVELADIQQIIKVASAAPNQITLPPLSKAPCSAMQSGYKQMPPLKPKPLVAPRTSMVASTPPPLLNTQQASLGCISPSLPPPASHPLKTVRDLSPSSSSSSANNHAPAERIQMEAECMGDAHTPMDMDERHIKQENGKLEETTGKKGTSQKGSYPCRFCDQVFAFSGVLQAHMRYHLGILPHQCNICDYVAPDKATLIRHLRTHSGERPYVCRLCHYPFTVKANCERHLRKKHMKNNRKEIEKNIKYVTSSTSTADVLEQAGTNETTCRFCGEDLKTFRALQIHLRTHNGCQRKPFECKRCGAAFLAKRNCIHHLLKQHPEVQEQDIEEHIITLLAASTQNSPNPSPLNGVSPSTVVQPIKVEDLSFYSVDMDQPLDFSNKSHGGSSAGSASGSPGIKIEPVSYDSSMEPIDLSIPKNPVKKFKQDIEATLPREVKKEQSSISILAQALQAEKSIDEKSQPLGCYQVPVALSSLTGSTNAAGRHLRLKPLLPKPSSAAVKELPPLASIAQIISSVSGAPDLLKRDNTNSLQADSDTHGKQESPDILTEELSLESSKKRTRKRPSNSTAKEKPVMNATDPSIDLESSGEFASVERMLATTDANKFSAYLQTNTIELARKGGQQPGASDEKEVKDEKHLPAQQTVQAQQSKGKKNAYSNSVQKMTCPFCPRVFPWASSLQRHMLTHTGQKPYPCPQCDAFFSTKSNCERHLLRKHGISNRVLRRNGAIPKTKEAEEGSPESAESTSETELLMSEAMDLTRSDSEKPEASDAEKTSPAKPTEAAVVEPLPHKEEEDPTALETLKHNDPEKEDGDSHSNKTLDLTFVSKQKDFKITEKDQPQSSPAADSDVSDKATPQEESKFTCKICKKIFRYAATLTRHEKVHQLDVASDSTNGPEQSLTKSDDPIVPCENKKEVAEEEVESVRKSTAENEGMGSVGESGSEEDKEERSDEEGAAAEPKSAEGETEEPGSKPDKRKKVCSICNKRFWSLQDLTRHMRSHTGERPYKCQTCERTFTLKHSLVRHQRIHQKLRGADSDGSSCGVTGGPDEDCFSGRSASESECTPTSTNPPSENESELTDTVKGEPTSQEKEEDCLPCAEEFKLTSKTGPASATETPKEPPAEKQASDSPTASDIEPSEGFIQGLLEIHTKPTTEQILPTPEPPLLGVE
- the rreb1a gene encoding ras-responsive element-binding protein 1 isoform X2; this encodes MENSTEETRTESAKCTLSREEAEQSDERQSPAPTGTQTKHTESSTSVEEEASEWENGQNRLDEEMEVADGVDLSSINSMMSTVMKAAQLNGSVDSVHSTPSKVSVKSPSTNRSGRKTQEAKDDSGCITCPLCDKSFQTQHQLTMHIRQHNTDSGTSDHSCSICGKSLSSASSLDRHMLVHSGERPYECSVCHQTFTTNGNMHRHMKIHEKDSASSIPSSPTLSPPKRRRHSAAKRKLSHDEDIEKSEETTSKKVKEDNIVDEQSLNKGQEEVLTCPICFKTLTCRNDFDAHMETHPDTTLRCDLCCISFRTHRSLLRHNAATHKQLPTDPNGRPFIQNNPSIPLGFNDLAFIDFSCQKFPQIAQIWCETNLRRCTGKFHRFVCDTCDKAFPLSSALDLHKASHETSSGTQETTSHLTMKDELPTPEKSSFMDSLGLQHISQVKPAPSEEDVQQAKLDSIRVIHVEQNQSSVPQEAGIVGGVNLSLVDPTTLHGLSHQDALKLLSLQPFQTGFLVQPDGGMVVKPVCGESNVELADIQQIIKVASAAPNQITLPPLSKAPCSAMQSGYKQMPPLKPKPLVAPRTSMVASTPPPLLNTQQASLGCISPSLPPPASHPLKTVRDLSPSSSSSSANNHAPAERIQMEAECMGDAHTPMDMDERHIKQENGKLEETTGKKGTSQKGSYPCRFCDQVFAFSGVLQAHMRYHLGILPHQCNICDYVAPDKATLIRHLRTHSGERPYVCRLCHYPFTVKANCERHLRKKHMKNNRKEIEKNIKYVTSSTSTADVLEQAGTNETTCRFCGEDLKTFRALQIHLRTHNGCQRKPFECKRCGAAFLAKRNCIHHLLKQHPEVQEQDIEEHIITLLAASTQNSPNPSPLNGVSPSTVVQPIKVEDLSFYSVDMDQPLDFSNKSHGGSSAGSASGSPGIKIEPVSYDSSMEPIDLSIPKNPVKKFKQDIEATLPREVKKEQSSISILAQALQAEKSIDEKSQPLGCYQVPVALSSLTGSTNAAGRHLRLKPLLPKPSSAAVKELPPLASIAQIISSVSGAPDLLKRDNTNSLQADSDTHGKQESPDILTEELSLESSKKRTRKRPSNSTAKEKPVMNATDPSIDLESSGEFASVERMLATTDANKFSAYLQTNTIELARKGGQQPGASDEKEVKDEKHLPAQQTVQAQQSKGKKNAYSNSVQKMTCPFCPRVFPWASSLQRHMLTHTGQKPYPCPQCDAFFSTKSNCERHLLRKHGISNRVLRRNGAIPKTKEAEEGSPESAESTSETELLMSEAMDLTRSDSEKPEASDAEKTSPAKPTEAAVVEPLPHKEEEDPTALETLKHNDPEKEDGDSHSNKTLDLTFVSKQKDFKITEKDQPQSSPAADSDVSDKATPQEESKFTCKICKKIFRYAATLTRHEKVHQLDVASDSTNGPEQSLTKSDDPIVPCENKKEVAEEEVESVRKSTAENEGMGSVGESGSEEDKEERSDEEGAAAEPKSAEGETEEPGSKPDKRKKVCSICNKRFWSLQDLTRHMRSHTGERPYKCQTCERTFTLKHSLVRHQRIHQKLRGADSDGSSCGVTGGPDEDCFSGRSASESECTPTSTNPPSENESELTDTVKGEPTSQEKEEDCLPCAEEFKLTSKTGPASATETPKEPPAEKQASDSPTASDIEPSEGFIQGLLEIHTKPTTEQILPTPEPPLLGVE